The following proteins are co-located in the Sphingomonas donggukensis genome:
- a CDS encoding NAD(P) transhydrogenase subunit alpha: protein MDFIAILSIFVMACFVGYYVVWSVTPALHTPLMAVTNAISSVIIVGALIAAAAAGSATSKWLGLLGVVLASINIFGGFAVTSRMLAMYKKKDRPAAPAKH, encoded by the coding sequence ATGGATTTCATCGCAATCCTCTCGATCTTCGTCATGGCGTGTTTCGTCGGCTATTACGTCGTCTGGTCGGTCACACCGGCGCTGCACACGCCGCTGATGGCGGTGACCAACGCGATTTCGAGCGTCATCATCGTCGGCGCGCTGATCGCGGCGGCGGCGGCGGGCTCCGCCACGTCGAAATGGCTCGGCCTGCTCGGCGTCGTGCTCGCCAGCATCAACATCTTCGGCGGCTTTGCGGTCACCAGCCGGATGCTCGCGATGTACAAGAAAAAGGACCGGCCGGCGGCACCGGCCAAGCATTAG
- a CDS encoding aa3-type cytochrome c oxidase subunit IV encodes MAEHSDMKAHLGTYTSVMAMLKWGAVICFLIGAGVVWLIAS; translated from the coding sequence GTGGCTGAGCACAGCGACATGAAGGCGCATCTCGGAACCTACACCAGCGTCATGGCGATGCTGAAATGGGGCGCCGTCATCTGTTTCCTGATCGGTGCGGGCGTCGTCTGGCTGATCGCGAGCTGA
- a CDS encoding DUF72 domain-containing protein: protein MTHPIRIGIGGWTFEPWRGGAFYPEKWPIKRELEYAASKLTAIEVNGTYYSGFKPATFANWRDQTPDGFVFTLKASRFCTNRKLLADAGESVARFVGQGITELGGKLGPILWQFMATKKFDAEDFGAFLKLLPASHDGIALRHAVQVRHDSFAVPEFVALCRAAGVAIVYAQSDEYPAIADVTGDFVYARLETAIEDEPTGYSPAELGRWAAVARDWAAGGEPAGLPYVTNDAARTPRDTFVFFISGAKVRNPAAAQALIARLA, encoded by the coding sequence ATGACCCATCCCATTCGAATCGGCATCGGCGGCTGGACGTTCGAGCCGTGGCGCGGCGGCGCCTTCTACCCCGAAAAATGGCCGATCAAGCGCGAGCTGGAATATGCCGCGTCGAAACTGACCGCGATCGAGGTGAACGGCACCTATTATTCGGGCTTCAAGCCCGCGACCTTCGCCAACTGGCGCGACCAGACGCCCGACGGGTTCGTCTTCACGCTGAAGGCCTCGCGCTTCTGCACCAACCGCAAGTTGCTGGCCGACGCCGGCGAATCGGTCGCCCGCTTCGTCGGGCAGGGGATTACCGAGCTGGGCGGCAAGCTGGGGCCGATCCTGTGGCAGTTCATGGCGACGAAGAAATTCGACGCGGAGGATTTCGGCGCGTTCCTGAAGCTGCTGCCCGCCAGCCACGACGGCATCGCGCTGCGCCACGCGGTGCAGGTCCGCCACGACAGCTTCGCCGTGCCCGAATTCGTCGCGCTGTGCCGCGCCGCCGGTGTCGCGATCGTCTATGCGCAGTCGGACGAATATCCGGCGATCGCCGACGTCACCGGCGACTTCGTCTATGCGCGATTGGAAACGGCGATCGAGGACGAGCCCACCGGCTATTCCCCCGCCGAGCTCGGCCGCTGGGCGGCGGTGGCGCGCGACTGGGCGGCGGGCGGCGAACCCGCCGGCCTGCCCTATGTCACCAACGACGCCGCGCGAACGCCGCGCGATACCTTCGTGTTTTTCATCAGCGGCGCGAAGGTCCGCAATCCGGCGGCGGCGCAGGCGCTGATCGCGCGGCTAGCGTAG
- a CDS encoding PqqD family protein → MSIWVQSADCVGTEVDDSLILIDITGGQYCALNGTAAAIWSVIEQPTGEDAIVEAMVAKYQVAPETCAPSVATALERLETLNMAKRVR, encoded by the coding sequence ATGAGCATCTGGGTCCAGTCTGCCGATTGCGTGGGCACCGAAGTCGACGATTCGCTGATCCTGATCGACATCACCGGCGGGCAATATTGCGCGCTGAACGGTACCGCCGCGGCGATCTGGTCGGTGATCGAGCAGCCGACCGGCGAGGATGCGATCGTCGAGGCGATGGTGGCGAAATATCAGGTCGCGCCCGAAACCTGCGCGCCATCGGTCGCGACCGCGCTCGAGCGGCTGGAGACGCTGAACATGGCAAAGCGCGTCCGCTAG
- a CDS encoding helix-turn-helix domain-containing protein: MITAIREVRRAKGMTLDDVARACVPPTTAQTIGRLETGTRTVSVGWLNRIAAALGVEASDLVTLPDRPDIAVAAVLDAAGAHAPRRAATVAPPRAEPGLVAVMVAGSVGDYRAGDHIWCERLAPDGFAGALNRDVLVPRPAGRYMFARLIGREGDRLHLLPLGSGARQQVVSDPPWIARAVRLVRGL; the protein is encoded by the coding sequence ATGATTACCGCGATCCGCGAAGTCCGCCGCGCGAAGGGGATGACCCTCGACGATGTCGCCCGCGCGTGCGTGCCGCCGACGACCGCGCAGACGATCGGGCGGCTGGAGACGGGGACGCGGACCGTGTCGGTCGGCTGGCTCAACCGCATCGCCGCGGCCCTGGGGGTCGAGGCATCCGATCTGGTGACCTTGCCCGACCGGCCCGACATTGCGGTGGCGGCGGTGCTCGACGCCGCGGGCGCACACGCGCCGCGCCGCGCGGCGACGGTGGCGCCGCCGCGGGCGGAGCCGGGGCTGGTCGCGGTGATGGTCGCCGGCAGCGTCGGCGACTACCGCGCGGGCGACCACATCTGGTGCGAGCGGCTGGCGCCCGACGGCTTTGCCGGCGCGCTCAACCGCGACGTGCTCGTCCCGCGTCCGGCGGGGCGCTACATGTTCGCGCGGCTGATTGGGCGCGAGGGCGACCGGCTCCACCTGCTCCCGCTCGGCAGCGGCGCGCGCCAGCAAGTCGTGTCCGACCCGCCCTGGATCGCGCGCGCGGTGCGGCTGGTGCGGGGCCTGTGA
- a CDS encoding DUF6456 domain-containing protein, whose protein sequence is MRVLAERAIEDGRVTTDARPRQRSGRSVTVNLAESPLSWLRARGHVDARQFEAGERLRADYETAQLGPRVTMRWDAAPSAGGRRAAPDMLDPTLAGIAAKRRFDAAVAAAGPGLSDVLWRVVCAGEGLAAAEKSLGWPSRAGKLVLGLALDRLAGHYRLG, encoded by the coding sequence ATGCGCGTGTTGGCGGAACGAGCGATCGAGGATGGCCGCGTCACGACGGACGCGCGCCCACGGCAGCGGTCGGGGCGCAGCGTCACCGTCAACCTGGCCGAATCGCCGCTGTCGTGGCTGCGCGCGCGCGGCCATGTCGATGCCCGGCAGTTCGAGGCCGGCGAACGGCTGCGCGCCGATTACGAGACGGCACAGCTCGGCCCGCGCGTGACGATGCGCTGGGATGCCGCGCCGTCCGCCGGGGGGCGACGCGCGGCGCCCGACATGCTCGACCCGACCCTCGCCGGCATCGCCGCCAAGCGCCGCTTCGACGCCGCCGTCGCCGCGGCGGGTCCGGGCCTGTCCGACGTGCTGTGGCGCGTGGTGTGCGCGGGCGAAGGGCTGGCGGCTGCGGAAAAATCGCTCGGCTGGCCAAGCCGCGCCGGCAAGCTGGTACTGGGCCTCGCGCTCGACCGGCTCGCCGGCCATTACCGCCTAGGCTAG
- a CDS encoding putative 2OG-Fe(II) oxygenase, protein MSRTAVAAPPRLALTIEPEPAKALPMEQERALLRQAIDRQPATEALRRGYVSLSLLLDAFDDVIALGTPLAEDTGAASDLLAVAIAYMSRDHDGDMTCADGFAARAAAAADEPKPRAAALALHGKIRTLLGDRDGALTLLEAALEADPANVDAAKRRMTLLLRRGQPDTALAVADALRARGANHARLLAAMGEAHAMLGDLATARSLIGVPDFLVSETLPVPDGWSSLEGFNADLSAELNGHANLRYGRYGVASSHSWRVDRPATGRVPANRALRDAITARVLDAARRHDAIDHPWVATRPDRAIFHNWSVLTDAEGYEEWHVHQGGWMSGVYYVDVPDAIVNGTGREGCIAFGLPDDPVDGAIATAYGETLVRPRSGMLLLFPSQAFHRTFPHGGDRRRICVAFDIVPA, encoded by the coding sequence ATGAGCCGTACCGCCGTCGCCGCTCCACCCCGCCTGGCGCTCACCATCGAGCCGGAGCCGGCGAAGGCGCTGCCGATGGAGCAGGAGCGCGCGTTGCTGCGCCAGGCGATCGACCGCCAGCCCGCGACGGAGGCGCTGCGCCGCGGCTACGTCAGCCTGTCGCTGCTGCTCGACGCGTTCGACGACGTGATCGCGCTCGGCACGCCGCTGGCCGAGGATACGGGTGCCGCCAGCGACCTGCTTGCCGTGGCGATCGCCTATATGTCGCGCGACCATGATGGCGACATGACGTGCGCCGATGGCTTTGCCGCCCGCGCCGCGGCGGCGGCGGACGAGCCGAAACCCCGTGCCGCCGCGCTGGCGCTGCACGGCAAGATCCGCACGTTGCTGGGCGACCGCGACGGAGCGCTGACGCTGCTGGAGGCGGCGCTGGAGGCCGACCCGGCGAACGTCGACGCCGCGAAACGAAGGATGACATTGCTGCTGCGGCGCGGCCAGCCCGACACCGCGCTGGCGGTTGCCGACGCCTTGCGCGCGCGCGGCGCCAACCACGCACGGCTGCTGGCGGCGATGGGGGAGGCGCATGCGATGCTCGGCGACCTCGCGACCGCGCGCAGCCTGATCGGCGTGCCCGATTTCCTGGTGTCGGAAACGCTCCCGGTGCCAGACGGCTGGTCGTCGCTCGAGGGCTTCAACGCCGATCTGTCGGCCGAGCTGAACGGCCATGCGAACCTGCGCTATGGCCGTTACGGCGTGGCGTCGTCGCATTCCTGGCGGGTCGATCGTCCCGCGACCGGGCGGGTGCCGGCCAACCGCGCCCTGCGCGATGCGATCACGGCGCGCGTCCTTGACGCCGCACGCCGCCACGACGCGATCGACCATCCGTGGGTCGCGACCCGGCCCGACCGTGCGATCTTCCACAACTGGAGCGTGCTGACCGACGCCGAAGGCTATGAGGAATGGCACGTCCACCAGGGCGGGTGGATGAGCGGCGTCTATTATGTCGACGTGCCGGACGCGATCGTGAACGGCACCGGGCGAGAGGGGTGCATCGCGTTCGGCCTGCCCGACGACCCGGTCGATGGCGCCATCGCCACAGCCTATGGCGAGACGCTGGTGCGGCCCCGATCGGGCATGCTGCTGCTGTTTCCGTCGCAGGCGTTTCACCGCACGTTCCCGCACGGCGGCGACCGGCGCCGCATCTGCGTGGCGTTCGACATCGTCCCCGCCTGA
- a CDS encoding ABC transporter ATP-binding protein, translating to MTDAPRGTIATARLFVGDVAAYAGRRGAVALALMAAGGVLEGVGLAMLVPMLAVLTGQASGRFAGVLDDAFAIVGAGDMTARLGVLLGIFAALIALRAVVMAWRDAILSDLQLGFVEGRRAQLVATLAAARWIDIVGLRHARVTHALSSEVSRLSAAIHLMLQVLIAAFLLAVQTVLVVLLSPAMAAIGLASVVIGFVVLVPATRRASRMGLAMSRGSFRMLDSSGQFLGGLKMAIAQNMAPAFAAESNAIGVRLTEQLRAYQRYQTRIGLVSSSAIALIGAALAFAGVAIGIPTVTLIATLAVLGRMSGPVRTLQQNLQQFVSLLPSYDTLCVLESDLARSRGGSDDSSAAAMPGGTVTFDRVGFTHPGAAAPTLHDVSLAIAPGEIVGIVGASGAGKTSFVDILAGLFEPDEGQVRIGGIPLTHANSTAWRARIAYVAQDPYLLNESLRRNLSWGMGEVDDAALWQALAVAGADALVRSMPDALDTVVAERGSRLSGGERQRIAIARALVRAPELLILDEATNAIDVATERAVLDAVVAARPGMTIILVAHRAETLAICRRLLTFAGGTLAGDTRC from the coding sequence ATGACCGACGCACCCCGCGGGACGATCGCGACGGCGCGCCTGTTCGTCGGCGACGTCGCCGCCTATGCCGGGCGGCGCGGTGCGGTGGCGCTGGCGCTGATGGCGGCGGGCGGGGTGCTCGAGGGTGTCGGGCTGGCGATGCTGGTGCCGATGCTGGCGGTGCTGACCGGTCAGGCGAGCGGACGCTTCGCGGGCGTACTGGACGATGCCTTCGCGATCGTCGGCGCGGGCGACATGACCGCGCGGCTGGGCGTGCTGCTCGGCATCTTCGCGGCACTCATCGCACTGCGCGCCGTCGTCATGGCGTGGCGCGACGCGATCCTCTCCGACCTGCAACTGGGCTTCGTCGAGGGCCGCCGCGCGCAGCTCGTCGCGACGCTCGCCGCGGCGCGCTGGATCGACATTGTCGGCCTGCGCCACGCCCGCGTCACCCATGCGCTCTCCAGCGAGGTGTCGCGCCTGTCGGCGGCCATCCACCTGATGCTGCAGGTGCTGATCGCGGCGTTCCTGCTGGCGGTGCAGACGGTGCTGGTCGTGCTGCTGTCGCCGGCGATGGCGGCGATCGGGCTGGCGTCGGTCGTCATCGGCTTCGTCGTGCTCGTCCCCGCCACGCGCCGCGCGTCGCGCATGGGGCTGGCGATGTCGCGCGGCAGTTTCCGGATGCTCGATTCGTCGGGCCAGTTCCTGGGCGGGCTGAAGATGGCGATCGCGCAGAACATGGCCCCCGCCTTCGCCGCGGAATCGAACGCGATCGGCGTGCGGCTGACCGAACAGCTGCGCGCCTACCAGCGATACCAGACGCGCATCGGCCTGGTGTCGAGCAGCGCGATCGCCCTGATCGGCGCCGCGCTCGCCTTTGCGGGCGTCGCGATCGGCATCCCCACGGTGACGCTGATCGCGACCCTCGCCGTCCTCGGGCGGATGAGCGGCCCGGTCCGCACGCTGCAGCAGAACCTCCAGCAGTTCGTCAGCCTGCTGCCCTCCTACGACACCCTGTGCGTGCTGGAGAGCGACCTGGCGCGCAGCCGCGGGGGCAGCGACGATTCGTCCGCGGCGGCCATGCCCGGCGGCACCGTCACGTTCGACCGCGTCGGCTTCACCCACCCCGGTGCCGCCGCGCCGACGCTGCACGACGTATCGCTTGCCATCGCGCCGGGGGAGATCGTCGGCATCGTCGGCGCATCGGGAGCGGGCAAGACCAGCTTCGTCGATATCCTCGCCGGCCTGTTCGAGCCCGACGAGGGCCAGGTGCGCATCGGCGGCATCCCGCTCACCCACGCCAATTCGACCGCATGGCGCGCGCGGATCGCCTATGTCGCGCAGGATCCGTACCTGCTGAACGAAAGCCTGCGCCGCAACCTCAGCTGGGGGATGGGCGAGGTGGACGACGCCGCGCTGTGGCAGGCGCTGGCCGTCGCCGGCGCCGACGCGCTGGTGCGGTCGATGCCCGACGCGCTCGACACCGTCGTCGCCGAACGCGGCAGCCGGCTGTCGGGCGGCGAGCGCCAGCGCATCGCCATCGCCCGCGCCCTGGTCCGCGCGCCCGAGCTGCTGATCCTCGACGAGGCGACCAACGCGATCGACGTTGCCACCGAACGCGCGGTGCTGGACGCGGTCGTTGCGGCCCGGCCCGGCATGACGATCATCCTGGTCGCCCACCGCGCCGAGACGCTCGCGATCTGCCGCCGGCTGCTGACGTTCGCGGGCGGCACGCTGGCGGGCGACACGCGGTGCTGA
- a CDS encoding class I SAM-dependent methyltransferase, with the protein MGPMRALTWLWRGARRLADARARSEIATRRRHRDRIHQDVTLTRIDRYPRLFAAARDLLADRPRPTLLSYGCSSGEEVVSLRGYFPDADIVGAELNCAMLAACARWPHDPRTRFLASDDAGVAAAGPYDAIFCMAVLQRRPHGVENEGRETIADFYPFALFDRQVAELAALLKTGGLLIVEHAQYLVTDASAAPLLEPVGDRGVWPAKGPRFDRDGRRIVPQPTIARLYRRRAA; encoded by the coding sequence ATGGGGCCGATGCGCGCACTGACCTGGCTATGGCGCGGCGCGCGGCGACTGGCCGATGCGCGCGCCCGGTCGGAGATCGCGACGCGCCGGCGCCACCGCGACCGGATCCACCAGGACGTGACGCTGACCCGGATCGATCGCTATCCCCGGCTGTTCGCCGCCGCGCGCGACCTGCTGGCCGACCGGCCGCGACCGACCCTGCTGTCCTATGGCTGTTCCAGCGGGGAGGAGGTCGTGTCGTTGCGCGGCTATTTCCCCGACGCGGACATCGTCGGGGCGGAACTGAACTGCGCGATGCTGGCGGCCTGCGCGCGCTGGCCGCACGATCCGCGCACGCGCTTCCTCGCCTCCGACGATGCCGGCGTCGCGGCGGCGGGGCCGTATGACGCGATCTTCTGCATGGCGGTGCTCCAGCGCCGGCCCCACGGCGTCGAGAACGAGGGGCGCGAGACGATCGCCGATTTCTACCCCTTCGCGCTGTTCGACCGGCAGGTGGCGGAGCTTGCCGCGCTGCTGAAGACAGGCGGGCTGCTGATCGTCGAGCACGCGCAATATCTCGTCACCGATGCCTCCGCGGCGCCGCTGCTCGAGCCGGTCGGGGATCGCGGCGTCTGGCCGGCCAAGGGCCCGCGCTTCGATCGCGACGGACGCCGCATCGTGCCGCAGCCGACGATCGCGCGGCTGTACCGGCGGCGCGCGGCATGA
- a CDS encoding NAD(P) transhydrogenase subunit alpha, with translation MKIAVLREQASGERRVAATPETVKKFAALGATLAVEAGAGTGAAIADQAYADAGAAIGTRAEVLADADIVLGVQGPAPDSLAGIKRGAWLAAAMNPFGERAKIDSYADLGIEALAMEFMPRITRAQSMDILSSQSNLSGYKAVLDAAGEYGRAFPMMMTAAGTVSAAKVFVMGVGVAGLQAIATARRLGAQVSATDVRSATKEQILSLGAKPIFVEDVKGIEGEGSGGYATEMSDEYKAAQAALVSAHIAKQDIVITTALIPGRPAPRLISDAQIATMRAGSVIVDLAVEAGGNVEGAVAGEVVEVHGVKIVGHRNVPSRLAADTSALFSRNLFNFLSAFWDKDAGKPVLDEEIGDAVRLTQGGKVVNPRLLEAAL, from the coding sequence GTGAAGATCGCGGTCCTTCGGGAACAGGCCAGCGGCGAACGCCGCGTCGCCGCCACGCCGGAAACGGTGAAGAAGTTCGCCGCCTTGGGCGCGACACTGGCGGTGGAGGCCGGCGCCGGCACCGGCGCCGCGATCGCTGATCAGGCCTATGCCGATGCCGGCGCCGCCATCGGCACCCGCGCCGAGGTGCTCGCCGACGCCGACATCGTGCTCGGCGTGCAGGGGCCAGCCCCCGACAGTCTTGCCGGCATCAAGCGCGGCGCGTGGCTCGCCGCCGCGATGAACCCGTTCGGCGAGCGCGCAAAGATCGATAGCTACGCCGACCTTGGCATCGAGGCGCTGGCGATGGAATTCATGCCGCGCATCACCCGCGCGCAGTCGATGGATATCCTGTCGTCGCAATCGAACCTCAGCGGCTACAAGGCGGTGCTCGACGCCGCGGGCGAATATGGCCGCGCTTTCCCGATGATGATGACCGCGGCGGGCACCGTCAGCGCGGCGAAGGTCTTCGTGATGGGCGTCGGCGTCGCTGGCTTGCAGGCCATCGCCACCGCGCGGCGGCTGGGTGCGCAGGTCAGCGCGACCGACGTGCGCTCGGCGACGAAGGAACAGATCCTCTCGCTCGGCGCGAAGCCGATCTTCGTCGAGGACGTGAAGGGCATCGAGGGCGAGGGCTCGGGCGGCTACGCCACCGAGATGTCGGACGAATACAAGGCCGCGCAGGCCGCGCTCGTCTCGGCGCACATCGCGAAGCAGGACATCGTCATCACGACGGCGCTGATCCCGGGCCGCCCCGCGCCGCGGCTGATTTCCGACGCGCAGATCGCGACGATGCGCGCCGGCAGCGTCATCGTCGACCTGGCGGTGGAGGCCGGCGGCAACGTCGAAGGCGCGGTGGCGGGCGAAGTGGTCGAGGTCCACGGCGTGAAGATTGTCGGCCACCGCAACGTCCCTAGCCGCCTCGCCGCCGACACCAGCGCCCTGTTCAGCCGCAACCTCTTCAACTTCCTCTCCGCCTTCTGGGACAAGGACGCGGGCAAACCGGTGCTCGACGAGGAAATCGGCGACGCCGTGCGGCTGACGCAGGGCGGCAAGGTCGTGAACCCGCGGTTGCTCGAAGCCGCGCTGTGA
- a CDS encoding NAD(P)(+) transhydrogenase (Re/Si-specific) subunit beta, with the protein MEHAVNPFAALAYLVAGVCFILALRGLSSPTSSQRGNRFGMIGMGIAVITTLVTHVPEVANAYGRTPAAIEHSLQLLPDWLTIAQILAAIAIGAAIGLTTARRIAMTDMPQLVAAFHSLVGLAAVLVAAAAFLNPEAFGIASRIQPIYGPPIITILPVSRIEMGLGIAIGAITFSGSVIAFLKLNGNMGGKPILLPGRHVLNLGVLAGILGLIAYFVTDQSAWVFWTITALSFAIGFLLIVPIGGADMPVVVSMLNSYSGWAAAAMGFTLHNSAMIITGALVGSSGAILSYIMCRAMNRSFISVIAGGFGAEAAIAGDAREQRPWKRGSAEDAAFLMQQAEQVIIVPGYGMAVAQAQHVLREMADKLKEHGVRVKYAIHPVAGRMPGHMNVLLAEASVPYDEVFELEDINSEFAQTDVAFVIGANDVTNPAAKTDKTSPIYGMPILDVEKAKTVLFVKRSMGGVGYAGVDNDVFYMDNTMMLLADAKKMVEEIVKSLD; encoded by the coding sequence GTGGAACACGCGGTCAACCCTTTTGCGGCGCTCGCCTATCTCGTCGCCGGGGTGTGCTTCATCCTCGCGCTGCGCGGGCTGTCGTCGCCGACGTCGAGCCAGCGCGGCAACCGTTTCGGCATGATCGGCATGGGCATCGCCGTCATCACGACGCTGGTGACGCATGTTCCAGAGGTCGCCAACGCCTATGGCCGGACGCCAGCAGCGATAGAGCACAGCCTGCAATTGCTGCCCGATTGGCTGACGATTGCCCAAATCCTCGCCGCCATCGCCATCGGCGCCGCGATCGGCCTCACCACCGCGCGCCGCATCGCGATGACCGACATGCCGCAGCTGGTCGCGGCGTTCCACAGCCTCGTCGGCCTCGCCGCGGTGCTGGTCGCCGCCGCCGCGTTCCTCAACCCCGAAGCGTTCGGCATCGCCAGCCGCATCCAGCCGATCTACGGCCCGCCGATCATCACTATCCTGCCGGTCAGCCGGATCGAGATGGGGCTGGGCATCGCGATCGGCGCGATCACCTTTTCGGGCTCGGTCATCGCCTTCCTGAAATTGAACGGCAACATGGGCGGCAAGCCGATCCTGCTGCCGGGGCGCCATGTCCTCAACCTCGGCGTGCTCGCCGGCATTCTCGGCCTGATCGCCTATTTCGTGACCGACCAGAGCGCTTGGGTGTTCTGGACGATCACCGCGCTGTCGTTCGCGATCGGCTTTCTGCTCATCGTGCCGATCGGCGGCGCCGACATGCCGGTCGTGGTCAGCATGCTCAACAGCTACTCAGGCTGGGCGGCGGCGGCGATGGGCTTCACGCTGCACAACAGCGCGATGATCATCACCGGCGCGCTGGTCGGGTCGTCGGGCGCGATCCTCAGCTACATCATGTGCCGCGCGATGAACCGCAGCTTCATCAGCGTCATCGCCGGCGGCTTCGGCGCGGAGGCCGCGATCGCCGGCGACGCGAGGGAGCAACGCCCGTGGAAGCGCGGATCGGCAGAGGACGCGGCCTTCCTGATGCAACAGGCCGAACAGGTCATCATCGTGCCCGGCTACGGCATGGCGGTGGCGCAGGCGCAGCACGTGCTGCGCGAGATGGCCGACAAGCTGAAGGAGCACGGCGTCCGCGTGAAATACGCGATTCACCCGGTCGCGGGCCGCATGCCGGGGCACATGAACGTACTGCTCGCCGAAGCCAGCGTCCCCTATGACGAGGTGTTCGAACTGGAGGACATCAACAGCGAATTCGCGCAGACCGACGTCGCCTTCGTCATCGGCGCCAACGACGTGACCAACCCGGCGGCCAAGACCGACAAGACCTCCCCCATCTACGGCATGCCGATCCTCGACGTCGAAAAGGCGAAGACCGTGCTGTTCGTGAAGCGCAGCATGGGCGGGGTCGGTTACGCCGGCGTCGACAACGACGTGTTCTACATGGACAATACGATGATGCTGCTCGCCGACGCCAAGAAGATGGTCGAGGAGATCGTCAAGTCGCTCGACTGA
- a CDS encoding lasso peptide biosynthesis B2 protein: MLRRLRSLSPDDRRLIAAAFARLAAARLWLAVVPFRHVAPRLGTRIAPATDAPLAPVDPAAADTARRIRRAIAIAARNAPFRALCFQQAAAAKRMLNARRIPNALYLGAAVDPATGAMRAHAWVRVGAIGVTGFPVDPDMVAVARFD; encoded by the coding sequence GTGCTGAGGCGCCTGCGCAGCCTCAGCCCCGACGACCGCCGCCTGATCGCCGCGGCCTTCGCGCGGCTGGCGGCGGCGCGGCTGTGGCTGGCGGTGGTACCGTTCCGCCACGTCGCCCCGCGGCTCGGCACGCGGATCGCGCCTGCGACCGATGCGCCCCTCGCCCCTGTCGATCCGGCGGCGGCGGACACCGCGCGCAGGATCCGCCGCGCCATCGCCATCGCCGCGCGCAACGCCCCGTTCCGCGCGCTGTGCTTTCAGCAAGCCGCCGCTGCCAAGCGCATGCTGAACGCGCGCCGCATCCCCAATGCGCTGTACCTCGGCGCCGCGGTCGACCCCGCGACCGGCGCGATGCGCGCGCACGCCTGGGTCCGCGTCGGCGCGATCGGCGTCACCGGCTTTCCGGTCGATCCTGACATGGTGGCGGTCGCGCGCTTCGACTAG